The sequence below is a genomic window from Nostoc flagelliforme CCNUN1.
TTCGTGATGATGAAAGTCGGGTAAGATTTTCTGGCTATGACCCTACAGATTTTAAGGTGTTGGTGTTTGCAGTTTCAGGTGCGATCGCAGGTATCGCAGGAGCATTTTACACCATTCAGAGTGGTTCTGTATCACCCAGAGCAATGGATATTGCCTTTTCAATTGAAATGGTGATTTGGGTAGCAGTAGGCGGACGCGCTACTTTAATTGGCGCGATTGTTGGAACTTTGTTAGTAAATTATGCCCGCACTTTTTTAAGCGAACAATTTGCTGAAATCTGGCTATTTTTCCAAGGCGCACTATTTTTGATAGTTGTTACAGTACTTCCCGACGGCATAGTTGGATGGTTGCGTAGTCAGAATATTTCTCTTTTCCACCGCCGTCAACAAATTGCTACATATCCCACCTTGGAAGAAGACCCCGAAGTGCAACATGAACGCGAAAATATTGGAAACTGAAAACGTAACTGTTAGTTTTGATGGTTTTAAGGCGCTAAATCAGCTTAACTTTAGTATGGATGTGGGCGAATTACGAGTAGTAATTGGCCCCAACGGTGCTGGAAAGACAACGTTTCTGGATGTAATTACAGGGAAAGTTCAGCCAACCGTTGGGCGAGTTATGTTTAAAGGAAGAAACCTGCGTTCTTTACCTGAATATAAAATTGCCCGATTAGGAATTGGGCGCAAGTTTCAAACACCCCGAATTTACTTAAATTTAACGCCCCGTGAAAATCTAGAAATTACCAGTAACAAGAATAAAAATGTCTTTTCTACTTTGTTTGAGCGTTCTCATTCTGCTGAAAAGAATAATATTAAAGGATTATTAGAAACTATCGGTTTAACTGC
It includes:
- the urtD gene encoding urea ABC transporter ATP-binding protein UrtD — protein: MNAKILETENVTVSFDGFKALNQLNFSMDVGELRVVIGPNGAGKTTFLDVITGKVQPTVGRVMFKGRNLRSLPEYKIARLGIGRKFQTPRIYLNLTPRENLEITSNKNKNVFSTLFERSHSAEKNNIKGLLETIGLTAKADIRAGLLSHGEKQRLEIGMLVAQSPDLLLVDEPVAGLTDEETYNIGELLLALAQSHSILVIEHDMEFVRQIAKKVTVLHEGSVLCEGNFEEVQNDSRVIEVYLGKQEE